A single window of Trueperaceae bacterium DNA harbors:
- a CDS encoding cysteine peptidase family C39 domain-containing protein: MKGSQLLSLLLVVLAGLPSAFDVVRSLSPEEPWLELGWEGVVEQYEPNYCGPAVIATLLAREGVQVSAAEVAEEAELQPGGMSLAEFGRVAELHGFAGSWFSVPDETVLNALPLPAVVHLTGTTGHFAVLERELDGFVQLADPARGRVLLEVGRFEREWTRRIFLFRALPQG, from the coding sequence ATGAAGGGCAGCCAGCTCCTTTCACTCCTCCTGGTCGTGCTCGCCGGCTTGCCCAGCGCCTTCGACGTCGTTCGCAGCCTCTCACCAGAGGAACCGTGGCTCGAGCTGGGCTGGGAGGGCGTGGTCGAGCAGTACGAGCCGAACTACTGCGGGCCAGCGGTCATCGCTACCCTTCTCGCCCGCGAGGGGGTGCAGGTTTCAGCGGCGGAAGTTGCAGAGGAGGCAGAACTCCAGCCGGGCGGCATGAGTCTTGCGGAGTTCGGCAGAGTGGCAGAACTTCACGGGTTCGCTGGAAGCTGGTTCAGTGTCCCTGACGAGACGGTCCTTAACGCGCTGCCTCTCCCCGCGGTGGTGCACTTGACCGGTACGACTGGTCATTTCGCTGTCCTGGAACGCGAGCTGGATGGCTTCGTTCAGCTCGCCGATCCGGCGAGGGGCCGAGTGCTGTTGGAGGTCGGGCGTTTCGAGCGGGAGTGGACCCGGCGCATCTTCCTTTTCCGGGCACTCCCGCAGGGATGA
- a CDS encoding helix-turn-helix transcriptional regulator: MSAISAAVQLHTSHVSFRPLVEGVLARAGMPTTEKFKHGVAKVVLDFPLTWAFGQLEPLNSFERSHTVVCTQAHHPAYLDCLGSYHLSAVVDCTDENSLLGAVYAASAAQRIYQYDSGLTYMELRVTRLLLMGHDTRELARQLRISHKTVNAHVSNILCKLGYDSRAQYVAILMGAKSPSASGSE; encoded by the coding sequence ATGAGCGCGATCTCAGCTGCCGTTCAACTGCACACGTCGCACGTTTCATTTCGGCCTCTCGTCGAGGGAGTTCTGGCGCGAGCCGGTATGCCTACTACCGAGAAGTTCAAACATGGCGTCGCTAAGGTCGTGCTCGACTTCCCACTCACCTGGGCGTTCGGGCAGCTCGAACCGCTCAACTCATTCGAACGCTCTCATACCGTCGTCTGCACCCAAGCGCACCACCCCGCCTACCTGGATTGCCTGGGGTCGTACCACCTGAGCGCGGTCGTCGATTGCACCGACGAGAACTCCCTGCTCGGTGCGGTCTACGCTGCCTCGGCGGCACAGCGGATCTATCAGTACGACTCCGGTCTCACCTACATGGAGTTGCGGGTCACCAGACTCCTGCTCATGGGTCACGACACCCGCGAACTCGCGCGCCAGTTGCGGATAAGCCACAAGACCGTCAACGCTCACGTTTCGAACATCCTCTGCAAACTCGGTTACGACAGCAGGGCGCAGTACGTGGCGATCCTGATGGGCGCGAAGTCGCCTTCGGCGAGCGGCAGCGAGTGA
- a CDS encoding M3 family oligoendopeptidase produces MTTTAELPRWRLDTIFSDLDGPDFEQAVDELQGAIADLAAYMEERGIGESGSTDSRPGKVIEEFLSRIEYILVRQRDLSAYLHGRIDTDAFDDQARAKRSKLQPLGNKLSILFKRFSAWLGNVDLEAAVADSELARGHRYTLERYRKLSEHLMGQEAEELAAVLDNSGGSAWAQLHGALISRETVTAAIPGRDEAEYNVAELKQLQYEVDRSVRKAAYEAELELLSEHEVAYAAAMNSIKGQVGELAKRRGWESPLAESLFVNAMTRESLDALQQARRENFPVFRRYMKAKARFLGREKLAWYDLFAPIEVGKGRSFGWQEAREFVVENFSRYSDRLAGFASRAFDEAWMDAPSRKGKVNGAYCMSIPGRKESRILLNFGGRLDDVFTIAHELGHGFHNDCMFRFGRTNMQRTTPMTLAETASIFCETLILNAMLEEADDRSRLEILEQDFVGTNQIVVDIDSRFRFEAGVFERRAERELSVTEMKELMLEAQEATYGDALEANERHPLMWAHKGHYYSSNRSFYNYPYTFGLLFGMGLYRVFRDEPSGFQERYEKLLASTGMADAAVLGREFGIDIEDVDFWRGSLSVFADRVVEFERLVEKFVS; encoded by the coding sequence ATGACGACAACTGCCGAACTGCCTCGCTGGCGACTGGACACCATATTTTCCGATCTCGACGGGCCCGACTTCGAGCAAGCCGTCGACGAGCTTCAGGGCGCGATCGCCGATCTCGCCGCCTACATGGAAGAACGCGGCATCGGCGAGAGCGGTTCGACCGACTCACGCCCCGGGAAGGTGATCGAGGAGTTCCTGAGCCGCATCGAGTACATCCTCGTGCGCCAGCGCGACCTGAGCGCCTACCTGCACGGCCGCATCGATACCGACGCCTTCGACGATCAGGCACGGGCGAAGCGCTCGAAACTGCAGCCGTTGGGCAACAAGCTGTCGATCCTCTTCAAGCGCTTCAGCGCATGGCTGGGAAACGTAGACCTAGAGGCGGCGGTGGCAGACTCGGAACTCGCCCGCGGCCATCGCTACACGCTGGAGCGGTACCGGAAGTTGTCAGAGCACCTCATGGGACAGGAGGCCGAGGAGTTGGCCGCGGTGCTCGACAACAGCGGTGGCAGCGCCTGGGCCCAGCTGCACGGCGCGTTGATAAGCCGCGAGACGGTGACGGCAGCGATCCCGGGTCGGGACGAAGCGGAGTACAACGTCGCCGAACTCAAGCAGCTCCAGTACGAAGTCGACCGCTCGGTGCGAAAGGCTGCGTACGAGGCCGAACTCGAACTGCTCTCGGAACATGAGGTTGCCTACGCGGCGGCGATGAACTCGATAAAGGGGCAGGTTGGCGAACTGGCCAAGAGACGGGGCTGGGAGAGCCCGTTGGCCGAGTCGCTCTTCGTAAACGCGATGACGAGAGAGAGCCTGGACGCTCTACAGCAGGCGAGGCGCGAGAACTTCCCCGTTTTCCGCCGCTACATGAAGGCCAAGGCGCGGTTCCTTGGCCGCGAGAAGCTCGCATGGTACGACCTTTTCGCGCCGATCGAGGTGGGCAAGGGACGCAGCTTCGGCTGGCAGGAGGCCAGGGAGTTCGTGGTGGAGAACTTCTCTCGCTACTCGGACCGACTGGCAGGCTTCGCCTCCCGAGCCTTCGACGAGGCGTGGATGGATGCCCCTTCCCGCAAGGGCAAAGTGAACGGCGCCTACTGCATGTCGATCCCGGGCAGGAAGGAGTCGCGGATCCTGCTCAACTTCGGCGGCCGGCTCGACGACGTATTCACTATCGCCCACGAGTTGGGTCACGGCTTCCACAACGACTGCATGTTCCGTTTCGGTCGCACCAATATGCAGCGCACTACACCTATGACCCTGGCCGAGACCGCCTCGATCTTCTGCGAGACCCTCATCCTCAACGCCATGCTAGAGGAGGCCGACGATCGGTCGCGGCTGGAGATCCTCGAGCAGGACTTCGTTGGCACCAACCAGATCGTGGTCGATATCGACTCACGCTTCCGTTTCGAGGCCGGAGTGTTCGAGCGGCGCGCCGAACGGGAACTGTCGGTGACCGAGATGAAGGAGTTGATGCTCGAAGCGCAGGAGGCGACCTACGGTGACGCCCTCGAGGCGAACGAGCGGCACCCCCTCATGTGGGCGCACAAAGGCCACTATTACAGCTCGAACCGCTCCTTCTACAACTACCCCTACACCTTCGGTCTGCTGTTCGGCATGGGCCTCTACCGCGTGTTCCGGGACGAGCCGTCCGGTTTCCAGGAGCGTTACGAGAAACTGCTCGCCTCTACGGGGATGGCCGACGCTGCCGTGTTGGGCCGTGAGTTCGGTATCGACATCGAGGACGTCGACTTCTGGCGAGGCTCGCTGTCGGTGTTCGCCGACAGGGTGGTCGAGTTCGAGCGGTTGGTCGAGAAGTTCGTCAGCTGA
- a CDS encoding RluA family pseudouridine synthase gives MEYRTFEAPAGERLDVAIALALELSRTYAKELVNEGYVQIDGRPVGKAALKLTGDEIVSVTLPPPRPIMVEPEDIPIDIIYQDQDLAAINKPPGVTAHPTATVRNGTVVNALLGRMQLSKDRLFDPNDEDYRPGIVHRLDRDTSGVMVVAKNDEAHRHMSMSFKKRLTEKEYVAIATGDLEEEVLVDAPIGRHPVKRQSMTVGGSNAKSASTRFWVVARTRGHLLLKAKPHSGRTHQIRVHLAHLGTPILGDQVYGRPSEVIERQALHAHRLTIPHPHDNNAITFVAQVPADMVDAWLRLGGEWPPQGAEDL, from the coding sequence GTGGAGTACCGGACATTCGAGGCGCCGGCGGGCGAGCGGCTGGACGTCGCCATCGCGCTCGCGCTCGAACTCTCGCGCACCTATGCAAAAGAATTGGTCAACGAGGGTTACGTTCAGATCGACGGGCGTCCGGTGGGAAAGGCGGCACTGAAGCTGACCGGCGACGAGATAGTCTCGGTGACCCTGCCTCCGCCGCGGCCGATCATGGTGGAACCCGAGGACATCCCGATCGACATCATCTATCAGGACCAGGACCTGGCTGCGATCAACAAACCGCCGGGCGTCACCGCCCACCCGACCGCGACCGTCCGAAACGGCACCGTGGTCAACGCCTTGCTGGGGCGCATGCAACTCTCCAAGGACCGTCTCTTCGATCCGAACGACGAGGACTACAGGCCCGGCATCGTCCACCGTCTCGACCGCGACACCTCCGGCGTGATGGTGGTAGCCAAGAACGACGAAGCGCATCGCCACATGTCGATGTCGTTCAAGAAGCGGCTCACCGAGAAGGAGTACGTAGCCATCGCAACCGGCGACCTCGAGGAGGAGGTACTCGTCGACGCGCCGATCGGCCGGCATCCCGTCAAGCGGCAGAGCATGACGGTAGGCGGCAGCAACGCCAAGAGCGCTTCGACGCGCTTCTGGGTTGTGGCCCGCACTCGCGGTCACCTGCTCCTGAAGGCGAAGCCCCACTCGGGCCGCACGCACCAGATAAGGGTGCACCTCGCCCACCTGGGCACGCCGATACTGGGCGATCAGGTCTATGGGCGTCCCTCCGAGGTGATCGAACGTCAGGCCCTGCACGCCCACCGCCTCACCATCCCCCACCCCCACGACAACAATGCGATCACGTTCGTCGCGCAGGTTCCGGCCGACATGGTCGACGCCTGGTTGCGACTGGGCGGGGAGTGGCCCCCGCAAGGCGCAGAAGACCTCTGA
- the plsX gene encoding phosphate acyltransferase PlsX — protein MKPIALDAMGGDNMPAAAVEGALVAAQGGVEAVLVGDESRLKAELARLGGDLDIVHAPDAIGMEEHATDVRRRKQSSVMLAMSLVKEGEASACVSMGHSGATMAAALLVLGRLPGVERPAIAASIPTRRGVSVLLDAGANADSRPVHLQQFAVMGSVFCRALLGIAQPRVGLMSIGEEAEKGNELTRQAHELLAVTSAIDFYGNVEGRDLLKGTTDVVVTDGFTGNVVLKLAEGEARELFSWVREALLGSGPLVKLGAALVKPALRKVANRLDPAEYGAQPLLGVRGNAFIGHGSSDARAVASALRTAARAVRQDLTGRIAEGMAQVAEAGTPGA, from the coding sequence GTGAAGCCGATCGCACTCGACGCCATGGGTGGAGACAACATGCCGGCGGCAGCCGTCGAAGGCGCGCTGGTCGCAGCGCAGGGCGGAGTCGAGGCCGTCCTCGTGGGCGACGAGAGTCGCCTGAAGGCCGAACTGGCGCGCCTCGGCGGCGATCTCGACATCGTTCACGCCCCCGACGCGATCGGTATGGAAGAGCACGCCACCGACGTGCGGCGTCGCAAGCAGAGCAGCGTCATGCTGGCGATGTCGCTGGTGAAGGAGGGGGAAGCGAGCGCCTGCGTGTCGATGGGCCACTCCGGGGCGACGATGGCGGCCGCGCTCCTGGTGCTCGGCCGCCTGCCTGGCGTGGAGCGGCCCGCCATCGCCGCGAGCATACCCACGAGGCGCGGGGTTTCGGTGCTGCTCGACGCCGGCGCCAATGCCGACTCCCGTCCCGTTCACCTACAGCAGTTCGCCGTCATGGGCTCGGTGTTCTGCCGAGCGCTCCTCGGCATCGCCCAGCCACGGGTCGGCTTGATGTCGATCGGCGAAGAGGCCGAGAAGGGCAACGAGTTGACCCGCCAGGCGCATGAGCTCCTCGCGGTCACCTCGGCTATCGACTTCTACGGGAACGTCGAAGGACGCGACCTCCTAAAGGGCACGACCGACGTGGTGGTTACCGATGGCTTCACCGGCAACGTGGTGCTGAAGCTGGCCGAAGGAGAGGCCCGCGAGCTCTTCTCGTGGGTACGCGAGGCGCTGCTGGGAAGCGGTCCGCTCGTCAAACTGGGCGCGGCCCTCGTGAAGCCCGCATTGCGGAAGGTGGCGAACAGGCTCGACCCGGCAGAGTATGGCGCCCAGCCCCTCCTCGGAGTGCGCGGCAACGCCTTCATCGGCCACGGTTCCTCCGATGCGAGGGCGGTGGCCAGTGCCCTTAGAACGGCGGCGAGAGCCGTTCGGCAGGATCTGACCGGGCGGATCGCCGAAGGAATGGCTCAGGTTGCGGAAGCCGGTACCCCCGGCGCCTGA
- a CDS encoding LptF/LptG family permease: MAASLVTRFSRYLYAEILPLYLAGLALLLLLLTGAFLLEVVAEVLARGAPVSLVAQYLLYSLPVAASSGIPLALLFASLLGLARISQDSELKAARLLGLGPRQFLTPMLLLGLAVTALAIVNNEVVVPASRQQALEVEKEMLLRSPETFIEEQAFFSDALGRAIFIEQVLPGGRFEGVTVIQPGGPTGPREVITAESGVYAEEQGVWNLEDLTLMVYREGRLVLDFEANSAVLPVRDLAAGVTGNPDPVHQPISTLIERLREDPERGNPAEWTALHRKLAEPLAATVFAVFALGVTMVGSRRGMSLGLVSVLVLTFVYYATWSVTKLLGAQGTIPAWIAGWTPVSLYAVAAALLLARAWRR, translated from the coding sequence GTGGCGGCTTCGCTCGTGACCCGTTTCAGCCGTTACCTGTACGCCGAGATCTTGCCGCTCTACCTGGCTGGACTGGCGCTCCTGCTCCTCTTGCTCACCGGCGCCTTCCTGCTGGAGGTGGTCGCCGAGGTGCTGGCAAGGGGAGCGCCCGTCTCGCTGGTCGCCCAGTACCTGCTCTACTCCCTGCCGGTCGCAGCCAGCTCCGGGATACCACTCGCACTGCTCTTCGCGTCCCTGCTCGGGCTCGCCAGGATCTCGCAGGATTCCGAGCTCAAGGCGGCACGGCTGCTGGGACTGGGTCCCAGGCAGTTCCTCACGCCGATGCTCCTGCTCGGCCTGGCGGTAACGGCGCTCGCGATAGTCAACAACGAGGTGGTAGTGCCCGCCAGCCGACAGCAGGCCCTCGAGGTCGAGAAGGAGATGCTGCTGAGGAGCCCCGAGACGTTCATCGAAGAGCAGGCGTTCTTCTCCGACGCGTTGGGGCGTGCGATCTTCATCGAACAGGTGCTCCCGGGCGGTCGCTTCGAAGGCGTCACCGTCATCCAGCCTGGGGGACCGACCGGGCCCAGGGAAGTGATCACCGCCGAGAGCGGAGTGTACGCCGAGGAGCAGGGCGTCTGGAACCTGGAGGATCTCACGCTGATGGTCTACCGCGAGGGCCGGTTGGTGCTCGACTTCGAGGCCAACTCGGCGGTCCTCCCGGTCAGAGACCTCGCTGCCGGCGTCACCGGCAATCCCGACCCGGTCCACCAGCCGATCTCGACCCTCATCGAACGACTGCGGGAGGACCCGGAACGTGGCAACCCTGCCGAGTGGACCGCGCTCCACCGGAAGCTCGCGGAACCGTTGGCCGCTACGGTCTTCGCCGTCTTCGCGCTCGGCGTGACGATGGTAGGTAGTCGCCGAGGGATGTCGCTTGGGCTGGTTTCGGTCCTCGTACTCACTTTCGTCTACTACGCCACCTGGAGCGTCACCAAATTGCTGGGCGCTCAAGGCACCATCCCCGCGTGGATCGCGGGCTGGACGCCCGTGAGCCTCTACGCCGTAGCAGCCGCTCTTTTGCTGGCCCGCGCCTGGCGACGCTGA
- a CDS encoding LptF/LptG family permease, translated as MPSRLARYVLREATGMYVLGVAAFCLLLSIDFLALWAEYLIEYQVPLATVARLVAYKFPWFLHLSLPVSVIVAILLATGRLGRDSELKAMYGLGMQPMALLVPLLLLGVVVSGITFVNNGYLEPEGEERYNALVDSFFYTRPPNEVQSNVAYSLPDQGIYFASRVRSRPSQPDAAELSGVLVLLPDGTTLSATSGIWDSGDREWILHDAQRSEPGATPEEVGRVVVPFELETDAGQALTRRETLSLPELTEQIGAAREAGGNTRELEFQLHRRIADAFSALVFALFAGTLGLGIHGRASAITWSIVLLVLFWATWTLSGNLFETRVLGAVAAAWLTPLAVGVAGFAFASWRLRS; from the coding sequence GTGCCCAGCCGTCTTGCACGTTATGTTCTGCGCGAGGCTACCGGGATGTACGTGCTGGGGGTCGCCGCTTTCTGCCTCCTGCTGTCGATAGATTTCCTGGCCCTGTGGGCCGAGTACCTCATCGAGTACCAGGTACCCCTGGCGACGGTCGCTCGGCTGGTGGCCTACAAGTTCCCCTGGTTCCTCCACCTGTCGCTGCCGGTATCGGTGATAGTCGCCATCCTGCTCGCCACCGGCCGGCTGGGCCGCGACTCGGAACTGAAGGCGATGTACGGGCTGGGCATGCAACCGATGGCGTTGCTGGTCCCGCTGCTCCTGCTGGGCGTCGTCGTCAGCGGGATCACTTTCGTGAACAACGGCTACCTCGAGCCCGAAGGCGAGGAGCGATACAACGCCCTCGTCGACAGCTTCTTCTATACGCGACCTCCCAACGAGGTGCAGAGCAACGTCGCCTACTCACTTCCCGACCAGGGCATCTACTTCGCCTCGCGGGTGCGGTCGCGGCCCAGCCAACCCGACGCGGCAGAACTGAGCGGAGTGCTGGTACTTTTGCCCGACGGCACGACCCTGAGCGCTACCAGCGGAATCTGGGACAGCGGCGACCGTGAGTGGATCCTTCACGACGCTCAGCGAAGCGAACCGGGCGCGACGCCTGAAGAGGTGGGACGGGTAGTGGTGCCGTTCGAGCTCGAGACGGATGCCGGGCAGGCGTTGACGCGGCGTGAGACCCTGTCGCTGCCCGAACTCACCGAGCAGATAGGCGCGGCCCGAGAGGCGGGCGGCAACACGCGAGAGCTGGAGTTCCAGCTGCACCGTCGGATCGCGGACGCCTTCTCTGCCCTGGTATTCGCCCTCTTCGCCGGAACCCTGGGTTTGGGCATCCACGGCCGCGCCTCCGCCATAACCTGGTCGATCGTGTTGCTGGTGCTGTTCTGGGCGACCTGGACCCTTTCCGGCAACCTGTTCGAGACGCGGGTACTCGGAGCCGTCGCCGCCGCCTGGCTGACCCCTCTCGCCGTCGGGGTTGCCGGATTCGCGTTCGCCTCGTGGCGGCTTCGCTCGTGA
- a CDS encoding DUF4388 domain-containing protein: MTGTLGLFSLVDLFQLLAASSRSGRLTVDHPKGAARVYFEEGLAVHAEFADRSGEDAVYALFADEQGSFEFMLGVPAPRTTISTRTENLILEASRRLDESRRGESGSAPPPGGAATPAPARPAAPEARPPTTPPAHEPAGERPSAIRPGDDAGGRPAAAEGAARPATGGSPQVPASRRSAVTPPKAPPAAEVTTTGSGSGVTLTSIPAFAEKAKTVADMSLSKEEVEFLRAVDGKRNVGQIAQEAAVADERARSIVERFVELGVLRLSNRKPRTARLVTHLTKTKLPHGIAGVDPSIMSAWEKSLGHPAQSIACRREDGRVCLLGAMPLDNAGPYLMINRETLMHADLAVNQPLLVKPVQQNEV; this comes from the coding sequence GTGACCGGCACCCTTGGCCTGTTCTCCCTCGTCGATCTGTTCCAGCTCCTGGCTGCTTCCTCGCGGAGCGGCCGGCTGACCGTCGACCATCCGAAGGGAGCCGCACGGGTCTATTTCGAGGAGGGACTAGCCGTTCACGCCGAGTTCGCCGATCGCTCCGGCGAGGACGCGGTCTACGCGCTCTTCGCCGACGAACAGGGTAGCTTCGAGTTCATGTTGGGCGTTCCGGCGCCACGCACCACGATCTCCACCCGGACCGAGAACCTGATCCTCGAGGCCAGCCGCCGCCTCGACGAGTCCCGCCGGGGCGAGTCTGGTTCCGCGCCGCCGCCGGGGGGCGCTGCGACGCCGGCCCCAGCGCGCCCCGCCGCGCCCGAGGCCCGGCCGCCCACCACGCCGCCAGCACATGAGCCGGCCGGCGAACGCCCCTCCGCAATCCGGCCCGGTGACGATGCTGGTGGGCGGCCGGCAGCGGCCGAAGGGGCAGCGAGGCCGGCCACCGGAGGCTCGCCGCAGGTGCCGGCGTCACGGCGTTCAGCCGTCACACCGCCCAAGGCCCCGCCGGCTGCCGAGGTGACGACCACGGGCTCCGGCAGCGGGGTCACCCTCACGTCCATCCCCGCGTTCGCCGAGAAGGCGAAGACGGTCGCCGACATGAGCCTCAGCAAGGAGGAAGTGGAGTTCCTCAGGGCTGTGGATGGCAAGCGGAACGTCGGCCAGATCGCCCAGGAGGCGGCGGTGGCAGATGAGAGGGCGCGATCGATCGTCGAGCGCTTCGTGGAGTTGGGTGTCCTGCGCCTCTCCAATCGCAAGCCGCGCACGGCCCGGCTCGTCACTCACCTCACGAAAACGAAGCTCCCGCACGGCATCGCGGGCGTTGATCCCAGCATCATGAGCGCCTGGGAGAAGTCCCTGGGCCACCCGGCTCAAAGCATCGCCTGCCGCCGCGAAGATGGCCGGGTTTGCCTGCTCGGAGCGATGCCTCTCGACAACGCCGGTCCCTACCTCATGATCAACCGCGAAACGTTGATGCACGCCGACCTGGCCGTCAATCAGCCTCTGCTCGTCAAGCCCGTCCAGCAGAACGAGGTCTGA
- the trmB gene encoding tRNA (guanosine(46)-N7)-methyltransferase TrmB, translating into MTGSTEAGLPEVQALPQTLLPWRRLPFPAPWDEIFGSRSPLHLEIGFGDGRYTARRALANPEERFVGLEISTASVMRAVRRMKRDGARNVRLLKVGAQFAVRHLFEPASLSSITVNFPDPWPKERHEKNRLLNRRFLRLAASRLCTGGELLLATDHPDYLEFSRSEARQTGLFDLEARDPPAAVFETKYALKWREQGKPLYYQAFLLRPGPVPEFPILERPAQMPHALLTGTPPVEPQFSKRALEYGDGHVILHEVVRSLSSELPERLLVRVTVDEPDLKQQLLVAVQRRDGGELIVRLEPFGDPIITKTARGAVHGVTEWLLEQPGVRVLERNY; encoded by the coding sequence ATGACCGGTAGTACCGAAGCGGGTCTGCCCGAGGTCCAGGCCCTCCCCCAGACGCTGCTGCCCTGGCGGCGCCTGCCGTTCCCCGCCCCCTGGGATGAGATCTTCGGCAGCCGCTCTCCGCTGCACCTCGAGATCGGCTTCGGCGACGGCCGTTACACGGCGAGACGGGCTCTCGCCAACCCGGAGGAACGCTTCGTTGGCCTCGAGATCTCTACCGCCAGCGTGATGCGAGCTGTGAGGCGGATGAAACGCGATGGCGCGCGCAACGTCCGGCTCCTCAAGGTGGGCGCGCAGTTCGCGGTGCGCCACCTCTTCGAGCCCGCCAGCCTCAGCAGCATCACCGTGAACTTCCCGGACCCCTGGCCCAAGGAGCGGCACGAGAAGAACCGACTGCTCAACCGCAGGTTCCTGCGACTCGCCGCGAGCAGGCTGTGCACCGGGGGCGAACTCCTGCTCGCCACCGATCACCCCGACTACCTCGAGTTCTCCCGCAGCGAAGCTCGCCAGACCGGCCTCTTCGACCTGGAGGCGCGCGATCCGCCGGCAGCCGTGTTCGAGACGAAGTACGCTCTCAAGTGGCGCGAGCAGGGGAAGCCGCTCTACTATCAGGCCTTCCTCCTGCGCCCCGGCCCCGTCCCAGAGTTCCCAATCCTCGAAAGGCCAGCACAGATGCCGCACGCCCTCCTGACAGGAACGCCACCAGTCGAACCCCAGTTCAGCAAGCGGGCGCTCGAGTACGGAGACGGTCATGTCATCCTTCACGAGGTCGTCCGGAGTCTCTCCAGCGAACTGCCCGAAAGACTCCTTGTGAGAGTGACGGTGGACGAACCCGACTTGAAGCAGCAGCTGCTCGTGGCGGTTCAGCGGCGCGATGGAGGCGAACTGATCGTGCGGCTCGAACCGTTCGGTGATCCGATAATCACCAAGACGGCGCGCGGGGCGGTTCATGGTGTCACCGAATGGCTCCTCGAGCAGCCGGGGGTGCGGGTCCTGGAGCGCAACTACTGA
- the pgeF gene encoding peptidoglycan editing factor PgeF: MSGWFVYLLNCADGSLYTGISRDPREREATHNAGNGASYTRSRRPVELVYVEPVADRSAALRRELQLKSLTRRQKLELLRSRDGLSHDAPLITVGAFGAPHGFGTRAGGVSEGPYAGLNVGARTADDPAAVEENRSIFRSWFGENVRLRPLEQVHGDRIVMAGEEELPEADAQLSDDPADLLLVGSADCLPLLFFDPGSGAVGAAHCGWRGTLAGLAAKVVVAMGRRFGSEPDRIRVAIGPGICRDCYEVGEDLVQRFIGSGFPAEVARQTNDGHWHLDLAAANEFMLQRAGVEPASILRAGGAGTPLCTSCEPALFYSHRRDRGITGRHWAAVRAAGGR; encoded by the coding sequence ATGTCCGGCTGGTTCGTCTACCTGCTGAACTGCGCCGATGGCAGCCTTTACACAGGTATCAGCCGTGACCCACGGGAGCGCGAAGCTACCCACAACGCCGGCAACGGCGCCTCCTACACGCGCTCCAGGAGGCCCGTCGAGCTCGTTTACGTCGAACCGGTCGCCGACAGGTCGGCCGCGCTGCGACGCGAACTCCAGCTCAAGTCACTGACGCGACGGCAGAAGCTGGAGCTGTTGCGGTCGCGCGACGGATTGAGCCACGACGCCCCGCTCATCACCGTAGGCGCCTTCGGCGCGCCGCATGGTTTCGGTACCCGGGCGGGGGGAGTGAGCGAGGGACCATACGCGGGTCTCAACGTAGGGGCTCGCACCGCGGACGACCCGGCAGCCGTGGAGGAGAACCGGAGTATCTTCCGCTCCTGGTTCGGTGAGAACGTGAGGCTTCGGCCGCTCGAGCAGGTGCACGGAGACCGGATCGTGATGGCCGGTGAAGAGGAGTTGCCGGAAGCAGATGCCCAGCTCTCCGACGATCCCGCGGACCTCCTGCTGGTGGGCAGCGCCGATTGCCTGCCGCTTCTCTTCTTCGATCCCGGGAGCGGGGCGGTCGGAGCCGCCCACTGCGGCTGGCGTGGCACCCTCGCGGGTCTGGCGGCGAAGGTAGTCGTAGCGATGGGGAGGCGGTTCGGCTCCGAACCGGACCGGATCCGGGTCGCGATCGGTCCCGGCATCTGCCGCGACTGCTACGAGGTAGGGGAGGACCTGGTGCAGAGGTTCATCGGGTCGGGATTCCCCGCCGAGGTAGCCCGGCAGACGAACGACGGTCACTGGCACCTCGACCTGGCGGCAGCCAACGAGTTCATGCTGCAGAGAGCGGGAGTCGAACCGGCTTCGATACTCAGGGCAGGGGGAGCAGGAACGCCCTTGTGCACTTCGTGCGAACCAGCACTTTTCTACTCCCACCGGCGCGACCGGGGAATAACGGGACGGCATTGGGCGGCGGTGCGCGCGGCGGGAGGCCGCTGA